In Zingiber officinale cultivar Zhangliang chromosome 3B, Zo_v1.1, whole genome shotgun sequence, a single window of DNA contains:
- the LOC121968314 gene encoding flap endonuclease 1-A-like isoform X2, producing MFNQTIRLLEAGIELVYVFDGQPPELKKQELAKRYLKRKDATNDLNTTIETGDLEGIEKYNKRTVKVTKQHNEDCKRLLRLMGVPTIEAPCEAEAQCAALCKSDKVFVVASENMDTLTFGVPRFLRHLMDPSSKKISVMESDVSKVLEELRLTMDQFIDLCILFGCDYCYSIKGKLSYEILYIQQV from the exons ATGTTCAATCAAACTATCAGATTATTAGAAGCAGGTATCGAGCTAGT ATATGTATTTGATGGTCAACCTCCAGAGCTGAAGAAACAAGAACTTGCCAAAAG ataTTTAAAGAGGAAAGATGCAACTAACGATCTGAACACAACAATTGAG ACTGGTGATCTGGAGGGAATTGAAAAGTACAACAAAAGAACTGTCAAG GTAACTAAGCAACATAATGAAGATTGTAAACGTCTCTTAAGACTAATGGGTGTGCCTACTATTGAG GCACCCTGTGAAGCAGAAGCTCAATGCGCAGCTCTTTGCAAAAGTGACAAG GTGTTTGTGGTTGCCTCAGAAAACATGGATACTTTAACTTTTGGGGTACCAAGGTTTCTCCGTCATTTAATGGATCCTAGTTCCAAAAAAATCTCTGTGATGGAATCTGACGTTTCAAAG GTTCTTGAAGAGCTAAGACTCACTATGGATCAGTTCATTGATTTGTGTATTCTCTTTGGATGTGATTATTGTTATAGCATTAAAGGTAAACTTTCTTATGAGATATTGTACATTCAACAAGTTTAG
- the LOC121968314 gene encoding flap endonuclease 1-A-like isoform X1 produces the protein MVDKSFARDVQSNYQIIRSRYVFDGQPPELKKQELAKRYLKRKDATNDLNTTIETGDLEGIEKYNKRTVKVTKQHNEDCKRLLRLMGVPTIEAPCEAEAQCAALCKSDKVFVVASENMDTLTFGVPRFLRHLMDPSSKKISVMESDVSKVLEELRLTMDQFIDLCILFGCDYCYSIKGKLSYEILYIQQV, from the exons ATGGTCGATAAGTCATTTGCAAGGGATGTTCAATCAAACTATCAGATTATTAGAAGCAG ATATGTATTTGATGGTCAACCTCCAGAGCTGAAGAAACAAGAACTTGCCAAAAG ataTTTAAAGAGGAAAGATGCAACTAACGATCTGAACACAACAATTGAG ACTGGTGATCTGGAGGGAATTGAAAAGTACAACAAAAGAACTGTCAAG GTAACTAAGCAACATAATGAAGATTGTAAACGTCTCTTAAGACTAATGGGTGTGCCTACTATTGAG GCACCCTGTGAAGCAGAAGCTCAATGCGCAGCTCTTTGCAAAAGTGACAAG GTGTTTGTGGTTGCCTCAGAAAACATGGATACTTTAACTTTTGGGGTACCAAGGTTTCTCCGTCATTTAATGGATCCTAGTTCCAAAAAAATCTCTGTGATGGAATCTGACGTTTCAAAG GTTCTTGAAGAGCTAAGACTCACTATGGATCAGTTCATTGATTTGTGTATTCTCTTTGGATGTGATTATTGTTATAGCATTAAAGGTAAACTTTCTTATGAGATATTGTACATTCAACAAGTTTAG